The window AAAAAAAGAAAAATTGCTGGCAAACCAAACAAGGTTGCTGAGAGATAAATGCTAGCAAAAGCGGGATAAGCCAAATAACCTAGAGAACTAAGCCAGTGTTGTGCGTGAAAAAGCCATTCTTGCAAAAAAACCATAATATATTTTGAAAATTGTCCTCTAGAACTAACTAGAGCAGATGATGAAATTTAAGAATTGCTAGATATATAAATATTCAGATAAAGAAATAAAACTATTAGTTAATAAGTTGTTAACATTCGGAGTTTAACTTAAGAATAATAATTTCTCAACAGCGCAATTATAGATACGGAAATAAATTCCCTCTATCTTGCGTTGGATAGCGTGGGGAATGCGGTGTTTCGGAACTCCAATTCAACTACGCTCAAAAATTAGCTTTATTTTTCGCTCAAATACATTTTGACATGAACGTAAATCGTCGCCAATTGTTGTTATTTCTCGGTGCTAGTGCAGGCTCTATCGTTTCAGGCTCATGGGGAAGAAAAATCGAATCAGGATCTCAAGCTGTGGCTCAAACCAACCCTGGAGCGTTGGCAAAAAATAGCTCTAGCTTAGGTTTTCAACCTGTTAAAGTTCCTTTGCCTTTAAAGGTAGAACAACTTTCAATTGCTCAACAGATCGAGAGTTATGCTAGCTATGAGGTTCAAGATGATTTGGTTTTGCCCGAAGGTTTCACCTACGATCTAATTGCTGCTTGGGGCGATCGCGTTGGCGATTCTCGGTTTGGTTATAACAATGACTATCTATCTCTAATAGAAACTGCACCCAATGAAGGATATCTCACGGTTAATTTTGAATATATTAGCGGTGGAATATGGATGCAAACTTATCAGCAGATCGTAGGCAAGCAACTTCCTTTTGCCGAGTTAATTGCTCTAGCCGAACCCCAGGAAGGTGAAATTGATGCTTTTAATCTTGAAGACGAGGAGTTGAAAGCAAAAATCATTGAAGTCTCTAGAGAAGGATTCATCGACCAGGGACTAGGAGTAATATCAGTTAAGCGTAATACCGAAGGTAAGTGGGAACGGACTTATTCCGATGTTGATCGCCGAGTTACGGGAATTTCTGGCATGGATAATCCAAATCAGGCTCTTAAATCTACTGGTGCTGCGGTAGCGATATTTACTAAACCGAACAAACTAGGTTATGAAGATGGTTTGGGCGATCGCATTATTGGCACGTTTCAAAACTGTGCGGGAGGTACAACCCCTTGGGGAACAGTCCTGAGTGCCGAAGAGAATTTTCAGGATCAAGTACCAGAAGCAGTAATGGCAGATGGTTCATCTTTAGATCCTAGTGAGACACCATTTTTAATTACTGCTGGAGAGGTAGACGGTAGAGCAAATGTATTTGGTTTAGCAGGCAATAAATACGGTTGGATGGTAGAAATTGACCCAACTAACCCTGATGATTACGGCACTAAGCATACTTGGCTGGGACGCTATCGCCATGAAGCCTTTGGCATACGTGCTGTGGCAGGAAAAAACTTGGCAGTGTATTCAGGATGTGATCGCCGTGGCGGACATTTATATAAGTTTGTTAGTAGCGGAAAAATATTTAATCGCCAGGATAAGAGTAACTCCCGCTTGTTTGAATCAGGAATTCTCTATGGTGCAAAACTTGCTCCTAATGGGGTAGGAGAATGGATTCCTTTGCGTCCTGAAACTTTAGTTAATCCCGTATCACCCAGTCAGGTAGTGGGGGGAATGGTTATCTTGCCCAACAGCGAGCGCACTGCTGGCGGCGTAATGGAAGTAGAGACAGAAGAACAGGCGCAGTCTTTAGTTGCCCAGTATAAAACTCTGGGAGACTTATATCAGGGTAATAGCTTTCAAGAAACCCAAGGAGCAATCTTAATTGATGCTCACTTTGCAGCTAGTGCAGCAGGAGTCACCTGTACTTCTCGACCCGAAGATACGATTATTGGCGATAATGGTACGTTGTTTGTTGCTTTTACCTCTGGTTCTGCTGGCAGTGATGGAAGCCCCGATAAAGCGATTTTTGTCGGACCTGATGGCGAATCTGACTATGAATACGGCTGGATCATGAAGCTAGAAGAAGATGATAACGATCCTGCTTCTCTCAGCTTTACCTGGAGTATGTTAGCCACTGGAGGAGAAGTAGCCAAAGGGGGTGCTGGTTTTGCTAATCCTGATAACTTGACTCTAGACAAGTCAGGAAATCTCTGGGTAGTCACAGATATGTCTACCGAAAAACATAATGTAGCTATTTCTAGCCGAACCGAAAACGGAGTAGCACTATCAGGTAGCGACTTAACAGGAGTATTCGGCAATAACTCCCTGTGGTATATTCCTTTATCTGGAGATGACGCAGGCAAGATTTATCCTTTTGCGATCGGACCTATAGAGTGCGAATGTACTGGCTTAGCCTTTGATCGAGATGATAACAACTTATTTTTGTCTATTCAGCACCCAGGCGAAAAGAACGGCATTCGCCAAGAAATGGCACGAGAATCGAGAAATTTTGAATTACTGGCGACAGACGGCACAGTATTTAAACAACAGCGTCAAGTTCCTCTTGGTTCAAATTGGCCCAGTGGCAAAGTTAATCAACCTCCTTTACCTGGAGTCGTGGCAATTCGTCGAGTTAACGGTAAGACAATAGTTTAGATATTGACACTATCACTATGTGGGTGACGAGAATGCGCTTAACTTAGTTTGCTACTGAGCGATAACTATCATTGTTTCTCGAACATAAAATTGAATAGCGTATTAAAACAATTATTTACCTCTATTTTGGTTAATTTATATTAATCACCATGCTTTTAATAGGGGTAATTTTTTTATTAGTCAAAAAATAATCAAGCTCGATAAATTGTTAATTGATTATTTTAACTAATTAGTGTGAAGGATATAAATCACAGTCATTAAAAATTGCGATAGCTTTCTTTGTTGTCCAATGTTTTTCATAAAATTGATGGGTTATATCTAACTTATAATGTAAAGTTATTAACTAGAAAAAAGCCAAATAAAAAACGGAGTTTATATCAATTAATCAAAACCAACTTAAAGATGTAGAAATTCAAAATACTCAAGACAGAAAAATAGATTTAAAAACTAAAATATCTCAATTCAGACAAGCATATACTCAAGATCAAAAGCTTACTTTAAATAAAATAGTAGCAAAAGTTGCAATTACCGTAGACACTTTAGAACAAATTACATTCCATAAACTAGAGGCAATTATCCTCGAAAATACCCCTCACGGTAAATACTGGATTATTAATTATTTGGGTGCTTACTTTTTAATACCAAGTGAAATACATCAAATAACCAACGCTACATAAACATTTTTAACCGTTGCCAAAATCTTATTCGATCTAGCTGAATATTATCCACAATACTCTAGCTATCATTTAATTAGACCTGCAATAGTAACCAAACTCTCAGCAAATCAGTGGAAACTAGAAGAAAAAGGTAAATTTAATTTTTCGTAAATACATATAAATTCTGTTGTATTTTATTAGCTAAAAAGCGATCGCGCTTTCTACTATCAAATCAATATAGCTAATTCTGATTGAATAATACCAAGCCAAATTTGAATTTTATTCAGGGCAAGAGGGAACAGACAACAGTTTGGTTGTTCCCTCTCCCGAAGATTGTATCTAACCTAGTCCTGAATATTTAATTTGATAAGGAATTTCTTCCACAGGCAAAGCTTCGCTATTAAGATTGTCATAGGTTAACTGTAGCCGTTTTTCTCCTGCATACTGAATCAATTTGCCACTATACAATTCAGCTTTTGCGCCTAAACTTTGAATTCGCACTTTACCATTAAAAACTGTTGCTCTTGCCAGATAAATCACTAAATCATCTCGTGAGGGACGATTAACGGTAGTACTTGCTGTCAGATGAGCTAGTCCACGTTCATCTATTTCTTGAGTCATTGCCATCGCCGTATTACGAATCCCACGAATTGCTACAATTGCAGCAGCTACCGCCATTGTAATATCGATACCATCATCGGTAAAAATTTTGCGGGTAGAAAGATATTGAAAGTTTTTTTCCCCCAAATCGTCTCGAATACGACGATGAATCATGTTATGGGGATGATAGTTAGATAATGCGCCGACAATTGCACCACAGGCATGACGAGGTTCTCGCCAAGGAGATTCACGGGTTTTACCATAGATGCGCTTGTTGTTTTCTTCTAAACGTCCTACATGGGTTTTAAGGTCGGTTGCTACTAACACCATTGACTGAGAATTGCCCTCGTATAGTCTTCGGCGTAGTGGTTCGTCCATCTGGTGAGCCACTGTAACATGAGCTAGAGTTGCGCCGTTGTCTGTCCCACCGCCTGCGGGAAAGAATGCCTCGAGCTTAAGTTCGCCAATTTCTGACAAGGTAGCAAAGCGAGATGCTACTACGTCCCGATAGCGTTTGGTAACTTCTCCTTGGTGAATGCGATCGCCACAGTTAGTGTAAGCTAAAGTAGTAACTACGCTAGGCAAGCTTAAATCTGCTCCACAAATGTGTATATCGGTATTACTTGAAGCAGCCAACTGTAGCTCGTCTCGTAATAATTGTAAGCCGTTGATCAAAGCATAGCGATCGCTTACAATCTCGTTAAGATAGTTATGATAGGCATTTCTTTCCATACCGAAGCTAGCAGGAAGTTGCCAAAACTGATCGATTTTTTTTTGGGCAGAGGTAGCATCAAAAGAAAGAGACATATAGCAGTTATCAAGTTATCAAGTTATCGGTTATCAAACTATATTAGAGTTTAAATAATCGCTACGTGGATGATGCCATCACCCTGGTTAACTAAGGGGTTTTGAATGTGACCGATAACTATGCCACCGAATTTGGCACGAACTGGAATCCGCCTTTCGCCAAAAGCATTAGTAATAAAGCCTAACTCTTGTCTGCGAGCAATTTTATCTCCCAAATTAACTTCCAAATGAAAAATTCCGCCACTGGAGGCTCTAATCCATTTACTTTTTCTACTTTCTAAAGAATTTCCTACGATTGGTGCAAGTTCGTCCTGATACATCTTTAAATAATTCATTACTCCCATAATGCCAGCTACACCAACCTTGATTGCCATAGGGTCAAAACGAAGAGCTTCCCCCGCTTCATAAAGTAAAACAGGTATACCTTTTTTGGTAGCTGCGTGGCGTAAAGAACCATCCCTGGTAGTGGAGTGCATCATCAAAGGTGCGCCAAAGGCTTTAGCACAGTGATAAGTAGTTTCGTCTTCTAAGTTGGCACGAATTTGCGGTAAATTAATCCGATGAACTGCTGCGGTATGAAGATCGATGCCGTAAGTACTACGCTCGACGATTTCTCGCATAAATAAATCGGCTAGTCGAGAAGCAAGAGAGCCGCTTTCCGAACCAGGAAAAGAGCGATTTAGATCTCTCCTGTCGGGAAGATATCGAGATTGTTCAATAAAGCCAAAAACATTGACAATAGAAACAGCAATGATAGCTCCTCGAAGCTTTTGAGGATTTATTCTGGCCAAAATCTGAGCAATGATCTCAACCCCGTTTAATTCGTCACCATGAATTGCTGCACTCAGCCATAGTGTTGGCCCTGACTCAATACCGTTAACTACAGCAATAGGAAGAGAAACTAAGGTTTGAGTGGCCAAACGACTAACAGGAAGCTCAAAGCGACGTAATTGTCCTGGTTCAATCGTTTCCTTGGCAATTTCAATTATATTATCTGGCACTTAGTTTGAATTATAATTAGTTAATATTTAATGCGATCGCTATTGTCTGCTTCCACAGCATTTTTGGCAATAAAATCAATTATTTTTCCTGCCACATCAATTTTCGTTGCTTTCTCAATTCCTTCTAAACCAGGAGAAGAATTAACTTCCATCACTACTGGCCCATGATTAGAGCGCAACAAATCAACCCCAGCAATTTTTAATCCCATCGCCTTAGCTGCTCTAATTGCCGTATTGTTTTCCTCTGGAGATAAAGTTATTTTTTCGGCATTACCCCCACGATGAAGATTAGAGCGGAATTCTCCTTTTGCTCCCTGTCGTTTCATGGCGGCAATTACGCGATCGCCCAATACAAAGCAACGTAGATCTGCGCCTCCCGCTTCTTTAATAAATTCCTGTACCAGAATATTGGCATCTAACCCGCGAAAAGCTTCAATAACCGATTTAGCTGCCTGATAAGTTTCTGCTAAAACAACCCCGATGCCTTGTGTTCCCTCCAGTAGTTTGATTACCAAAGGCGCGCCACCTACAGTTTCAATCAAGCCGTCTATATCTTGAGTTGCATGGGCAAATCCCGTCACGGGCAAACCGACTCCTTCCCTAGCCAAAATCTGCATCGAGCGTAACTTGTCTCGGCTACGAGAAATTGCCTGAGATTCATTAGGACTAAAAACATCCATGAGTTCAAACTGTCGAACTACCGCAGTACCATAAAAAGTCTTGGAAGCACCAATGCGAGGAATAATAGCATCTACATTTTCTAAGGGCGTACCGCCATAAACTATGGTGGGTTTTTTAGAAGTAATATTCATATAGCAACGTAGGTAATTGATAATTCGTACATCATGCCCTTGTTCTTCTCCCGCCTCTTTCAAACGCTTTGTAGAATAAAGTGCAGGGTTTTGGGAAAGAATTGCTATTTTCATGCTGTGCAAACGATAAGTACTCTTTAAGATACCTATATTTTTAGAGTTTTCGGCGACTTTGAAGAAAAGATTTTCCTGGATCGACTAAAAACTTATTACGCACCGCCTGTCTACCTAATAACATCCGAAAACCCATGACATCTCGATCTGTTAAAGATAGTTCAATGACCCAGCTTTGGTCACCTAGTTTGACTTCAGTTTTAATTACAGGTCTTAGTTGAGTTATGCCCCCAGAGTTGCGGATTTTTCGATATTCTAGTAGTTCTGCCTGGGTAGTCTTAGTAGTTTTGCTGTTGCGCTGAACTGGATGAACCTGAAAACGAATTATTCGTTTGCCGTTTTGTGATAATTCCCGAATATTAAAAGCATGAAGAGCAGAAGATCTGGCGCCCGTATCAATTTTTGCTTTAATCTGGTTAATTTCTAGCTGTGGCAAAGTAACAAATTCTCGCCAACCGATAATCCCAAAAGATTGAGAGTTGTCGTAATCGTAATTTTTAGGTTTAAACACATTAGACACAGAAAATATGGGCAGTTGGGATGAATATAAGCCGAATTGCTGAAAAATTTTCAGTTAAACGACTGAGGTTTTAGATGATTATTTTGCATATATTGTGTACTATTAGGCGTGGTTACTTTTAGATAACATTTTTTGGATAGGTACGTTTTTGATAAGAAAAAGGCATCAGCAACCACTGACACCTTTGGAGTCCCACGAACTGTGATGTACGATTTTTGGTACATATACAGGATAGTCCGAATTGTTTCCTGTAATGTATAGAATCCTACCATTTAATTTCTATCGTAGCTATGGATTTGGGCAGCCTCAGTATTAAAAGATTGTTTAATTAAAGGCTAAAATTCCTGATTTAGCATTTTGTTAAACGGTTTGAATTTTGCTTAATGCTGCTTCGGCTGCTCTTTTTTCCGCTTCTTGTTTACGCCGATCTGTGCCAACACCATAAGGCTTGCCGTTGATTAAAACTTGAGCCGTAAATTTCTTGGCATGATCTGGTCCGGATTCGGCAATAATTTGATAAATGGGCTTGGTTTTATATGTGGCTAACGCCCATTGCTGAAAACGATTTTTGCTATCAATAAACGTTTCGAGTGGTCTAGCTGAGTCATCTTGCAAATCTGCTATAGAGAGTAAAGAGCGATCGACTAGCAGTCTTGCCAAGGGCTGAAATATATCTAGAATATAACGGCGAACTGGTTCGATCCCTGCATCTAAAAAATATGCTCCTAAGGTAGCCTCGAAAGTATCATTAAGTAAAGAAGGATTATTTCTGCCGCCATCTCGATCTGTTCCTTTCCCCAGACGCATTAGTTTTCCTAAATTAAATTCTGCTCCTAATTGGCCAAGCTGTTTTTCGTCTACTAATCGCGATCGCAAATGAGTTAGTTGAGCTTCATCGATCATAGGATACATAGTATAAAGCATCTCGGCAATTACAAAGCCTAAAACTGCATCGCCTAAAAATTCTAGACGTTCATTATCCTGTCCCACTTCAGGATGTTCATTGACATAAGAACTATGAGTTAAGGCTAAATCCAACAGAGTAAGATTTTTGAATGACGGTAATTTTGGCATCATTGGTTACCTAACAAAGAACTTAATTAAAGCAAACTAAAAAAGGCTATATATTAAGTTTTATAACATAACCCATAAATTAATCATTGGTAATAGAAGTAAGTATTACCCCTGAGCTAAACATTTTTAGTTTTGAGCATATCGTTAATTAATGACTGGGATCAACCAATTTGAACGAGAACGGCATCAGTTAATCAAGCAGCTTTTGCTACAGGTTCAAACTATCACCAATGCTGAACAAAAACTGTCTGTTATCAATCAGATTGCGGCGATTATTTTGCGATCGCGCCCTTTGTGTCGTCGATTTAATGGTACTCCTGTGAGAGTTTATCAGCCAAAAAGCCGATTGCCGAAGTTAGTCGAGTCAAGCTAGTTCAGTTGGGTACAGATCCCGAATATACAGTTGCCTTGATTTTAAACATTCAGCCTCAAAGTAAAGCAGAATTTGATGTTTCGATCGCAGTTTGCAACCATCAGTTCAATAATTATTTGCCAGAAGGGCTTGAGCTGGTGATTGTTGACCAGACAAATCGTCCAGTAATGATTGCTCAAGCTAACCAGACAGAGACAATTGAGTTTTGCTTTGGGGGCAAACTAGGAGAAAATTTTAGTGTGGAAATTTCTTTGGATGAACAGTTTAAAGTAGAAAACTTTATGATTTAAACGATAGTCAAGCGTCTCCATTTAATCGAGCAATTAGAGAGGCTAGAAAAATTGACGTGAATTCTCTTTATCCAGAGGCAGAGTCAGATATTAATCGCTGGAGTGAAACAATTTTGGATATTGCTTAAGGACGAGCTGATAACGGAGACTTGGCTGGCGCGATCGCTGCTGCTAAGTTAATTCCTTAAAATTATTCCTCTACTCAATTAATTGCTAAAGAAGCAACAAAAGCAGTGAAAGATTGGCAGCAAACAGGGCAAGAACAGAATTTTTACCAAGATTATTTAGTTAAAGCCAAAACATTAATCGATCCCGAGCGGGCTTCATCTTACAATCAGGCAATAGGGACTTTACAGCAAATAGCTCCAGGAGCAAAAGAATATTCACAAGCTCAAAGTTTAATCAGTCGCTGGAATGAGCAGATATATCTTATTGCCAAAAATCGTGCAGCGAGTAATTTCAAACAAGCAGTTGAAGCAGCCATGTTAATTTCACCAACTTCCATATGTCATCAGCTAGCAAAAGACGAGATCGAGATAAAAATTAAATCAATATATGCACAATATATAGAGTAGGCATTTAGATGTAATTAAATGAAAGTAGGAGTAAATTAAACTATCTTTAATTTATTACACTCCCCAAAAAGATGCTCGAACTACACACTCACACTACTTATTCTGATGGGATTTTAACCCCACAACAGTTGGTTGCAAGAGCTGCCAAGGCAGGAGTCAAAGCTTTAGCAATTACCGATCACGATACTCTTTATGGCTGGGATGAAGCGATCGCAGCAGCTAAACTTTATAATTTAGAAATCGTACCAGGAGTTGAATTAAGCACTGTTCATCACGGGCGATCGCTTCACATTTTAGGCTACTATCCCCGAAGAGAGCTTTTAGCAGATCCTTTAGCTAAGCGTTTGGCAGGCAGAAAGCGCAGAGCAAAGCAAATGCTAGAAAACTTGGCCCAGATGGGTTATCCGCTAAAATTAGAGCAATTAGATGCCAATATGGCGTTAGGTCGTCCTCATCTAGCTAGCGCCATGGTAAGAGCGGGCTATGTAAATTCTAGTCAAGATGCTTTTGAGCGTTTTTTAGCAGAAGATCGACCAGCCTATGTGCATTATGAAAAGTTTTCGATCCAAGAAGGAATAGGTTTAATTAGTGACTGTGGTGGTGTTCCAGTTTGGGCGCATCCTTACCTGTTTCGCGGTGGCAAAGTTGAGGAAATTTTACCAGAATTAGTCGCAGCAGGATTAATGGGTATTGAAGTATATCATCCTCATCATGGCAATAATAAGGTAAATCGTCTCAGAGAACTCTGTCAAAAATACAATCTATTAATGACGGGGGGAACAGATTATCATGGCTATGATCTAGAGCATCCCGAAAATGAACGCTGGCAGCTAAATCAGTTAAATTTGCCGCTTAGTTTACTCGAACCTTTGAAGCAAGCGGTAGGTAAATAGAGTTAGAAGTCACATTGTGCTAAAGCATACACCTTCGGATATCCTGCGGGAAGAAAAGTCAGGAGAGTTTTAGCTATTGTGATGATAGAGTAGTTGAGCAATCGGATTTAGTATTATTCTCAATCATCGCTAATACACCAAGCTAGAAATGACACTACCACCAAACCTAAACCCCACAACCCATAAGAGCTAAGGCGGGTAATCAGATCTACGGGAATAAGCACCAGAGTTTCAGTTAAGAACCAATTGCCAATTAATAGTAAGGCTAAAATAGCAGCAAGTAACATATAGCAATCTTATTTCATTTATGAACAATTAAATTTTGGTCTATAGACGGCGGTAATTGTGGCTGAGAGCATTAAACTCAAAGCTGGAGCGATCGCCACTACCCAGCCTCCAGTCAGAAAAAGCAACCAACAACAGCCTAACAGCAACATGAGTGAAGCAGCAATTCTTAGGGTAATCTGGCTTAAAGAGTGTTTGCCAATTATTACTATGGCACTACCAACCAGCGACCAGGCAGTAATCCATAGCAGTTCAATGCGATCGCGCAGCCACCAAAGTAGTTTTTGCTCACCCAAAACCGCATCAACAATCTGACTAGTCATTTGAGCATGAACAAAACTACCCCAGGAAGACGTTTTGCCTGTTGTCCTCGACTGTATCGAGTAAGATGCAGGTCGTGATTATATCCCACAACGCCAATTAAAATAATTTTATCTTGAACCATTGTTGGTAAAGACGTTTCTGGCATAGTTAATATTTCCCTTAAGGAAATAGTTTGGGGCAAAGCTCGATGATAATTGAGTAAAATTTGATAGCCCTGAGCTTCTGGCAAATAATAGCCACCACTAGTTGCTCCAAGTTTAGGAAATATGGTGTTGCCAATTTGTAGCACACCCTGAGAATTAAAATTTGCCGAGATATTATCGAGATATTTAA of the Coleofasciculaceae cyanobacterium genome contains:
- the rimK gene encoding 30S ribosomal protein S6--L-glutamate ligase; the protein is MKIAILSQNPALYSTKRLKEAGEEQGHDVRIINYLRCYMNITSKKPTIVYGGTPLENVDAIIPRIGASKTFYGTAVVRQFELMDVFSPNESQAISRSRDKLRSMQILAREGVGLPVTGFAHATQDIDGLIETVGGAPLVIKLLEGTQGIGVVLAETYQAAKSVIEAFRGLDANILVQEFIKEAGGADLRCFVLGDRVIAAMKRQGAKGEFRSNLHRGGNAEKITLSPEENNTAIRAAKAMGLKIAGVDLLRSNHGPVVMEVNSSPGLEGIEKATKIDVAGKIIDFIAKNAVEADNSDRIKY
- a CDS encoding RimK/LysX family protein, with amino-acid sequence MSNVFKPKNYDYDNSQSFGIIGWREFVTLPQLEINQIKAKIDTGARSSALHAFNIRELSQNGKRIIRFQVHPVQRNSKTTKTTQAELLEYRKIRNSGGITQLRPVIKTEVKLGDQSWVIELSLTDRDVMGFRMLLGRQAVRNKFLVDPGKSFLQSRRKL
- a CDS encoding alkaline phosphatase PhoX, with protein sequence MNVNRRQLLLFLGASAGSIVSGSWGRKIESGSQAVAQTNPGALAKNSSSLGFQPVKVPLPLKVEQLSIAQQIESYASYEVQDDLVLPEGFTYDLIAAWGDRVGDSRFGYNNDYLSLIETAPNEGYLTVNFEYISGGIWMQTYQQIVGKQLPFAELIALAEPQEGEIDAFNLEDEELKAKIIEVSREGFIDQGLGVISVKRNTEGKWERTYSDVDRRVTGISGMDNPNQALKSTGAAVAIFTKPNKLGYEDGLGDRIIGTFQNCAGGTTPWGTVLSAEENFQDQVPEAVMADGSSLDPSETPFLITAGEVDGRANVFGLAGNKYGWMVEIDPTNPDDYGTKHTWLGRYRHEAFGIRAVAGKNLAVYSGCDRRGGHLYKFVSSGKIFNRQDKSNSRLFESGILYGAKLAPNGVGEWIPLRPETLVNPVSPSQVVGGMVILPNSERTAGGVMEVETEEQAQSLVAQYKTLGDLYQGNSFQETQGAILIDAHFAASAAGVTCTSRPEDTIIGDNGTLFVAFTSGSAGSDGSPDKAIFVGPDGESDYEYGWIMKLEEDDNDPASLSFTWSMLATGGEVAKGGAGFANPDNLTLDKSGNLWVVTDMSTEKHNVAISSRTENGVALSGSDLTGVFGNNSLWYIPLSGDDAGKIYPFAIGPIECECTGLAFDRDDNNLFLSIQHPGEKNGIRQEMARESRNFELLATDGTVFKQQRQVPLGSNWPSGKVNQPPLPGVVAIRRVNGKTIV
- a CDS encoding PHP domain-containing protein, giving the protein MLELHTHTTYSDGILTPQQLVARAAKAGVKALAITDHDTLYGWDEAIAAAKLYNLEIVPGVELSTVHHGRSLHILGYYPRRELLADPLAKRLAGRKRRAKQMLENLAQMGYPLKLEQLDANMALGRPHLASAMVRAGYVNSSQDAFERFLAEDRPAYVHYEKFSIQEGIGLISDCGGVPVWAHPYLFRGGKVEEILPELVAAGLMGIEVYHPHHGNNKVNRLRELCQKYNLLMTGGTDYHGYDLEHPENERWQLNQLNLPLSLLEPLKQAVGK
- the rnc gene encoding ribonuclease III translates to MMPKLPSFKNLTLLDLALTHSSYVNEHPEVGQDNERLEFLGDAVLGFVIAEMLYTMYPMIDEAQLTHLRSRLVDEKQLGQLGAEFNLGKLMRLGKGTDRDGGRNNPSLLNDTFEATLGAYFLDAGIEPVRRYILDIFQPLARLLVDRSLLSIADLQDDSARPLETFIDSKNRFQQWALATYKTKPIYQIIAESGPDHAKKFTAQVLINGKPYGVGTDRRKQEAEKRAAEAALSKIQTV
- a CDS encoding DUF1822 family protein → MGTDPEYTVALILNIQPQSKAEFDVSIAVCNHQFNNYLPEGLELVIVDQTNRPVMIAQANQTETIEFCFGGKLGENFSVEISLDEQFKVENFMI
- a CDS encoding succinylglutamate desuccinylase/aspartoacylase family protein, with amino-acid sequence MPDNIIEIAKETIEPGQLRRFELPVSRLATQTLVSLPIAVVNGIESGPTLWLSAAIHGDELNGVEIIAQILARINPQKLRGAIIAVSIVNVFGFIEQSRYLPDRRDLNRSFPGSESGSLASRLADLFMREIVERSTYGIDLHTAAVHRINLPQIRANLEDETTYHCAKAFGAPLMMHSTTRDGSLRHAATKKGIPVLLYEAGEALRFDPMAIKVGVAGIMGVMNYLKMYQDELAPIVGNSLESRKSKWIRASSGGIFHLEVNLGDKIARRQELGFITNAFGERRIPVRAKFGGIVIGHIQNPLVNQGDGIIHVAII